The following are encoded together in the Myotis daubentonii chromosome Y, mMyoDau2.1, whole genome shotgun sequence genome:
- the LOC132225643 gene encoding cyclin-Q-like has product MEDLSLDSCREEDAAPGTKGWPEPQVRVHFRVTTFIMEAGFKLGMQSIPLATACAIYHKFFCEINVDAYDPYLVAMSALYLAGKVEEQPLRTRDIINVSNRYFYPGSEPLEMDSRFWVIRDSIVQCELLVLRVLRFQVSFQHPHRYLLHYLISLKNWMNPYSWQRTPISVTSWALLRDSYHGGLCFRFQAQHIAVAVLHLALQAYGVQVPAEAEAEKPWWQVFSDDLTKPIIDNIVSDLTRIYTMDTEIPKGPGPGLSKEKHRMLGCQGTAPPHRPEGRSPEHWLGGLVLCFCRQASEGDDMLPL; this is encoded by the coding sequence ATGGAGGACCTTAGCCTGGACAGCTGCAGAGAGGAGGATGCAGCGCCCGGCACCAAGGGGTGGCCCGAACCCCAGGTGAGGGTGCACTTCCGGGTGACAACATTCATCATGGAGGCAGGTTTCAAGCTAGGGATGCAGTCCATTCCCCTCGCCACAGCCTGTGCCATTTACCATAAGTTCTTCTGTGAGATCAACGTGGACGCCTATGACCCCTACTTGGTCGCCATGTCTGCCCTTTACTTGGCTGGCAAAGTGGAAGAACAGCCCCTGCGAACCCGTGACATCATCAATGTGTCCAACAGGTACTTCTACCCGGGCAGCGAGCCCTTGGAGATGGACTCCCGATTCTGGGTGATCCGGGACAGCATTGTGCAGTGCGAGCTCCTTGTGCTGCGTGTACTGCGCTTCCAAGTATCCTTTCAGCACCCACACAGGTACCTGCTCCACTACCTGATTTCTCTCAAGAACTGGATGAATCCTTACAGCTGGCAACGGACCCCCATCTCTGTCACTTCCTGGGCCCTGCTGCGGGACAGCTACCACGGGGGGCTGTGCTTCCGGTTCCAGGCTCAGCACATAGCGGTGGCGGTGCTCCACCTGGCCCTGCAGGCCTATGGGGTCCAGGTGCCcgccgaggccgaggccgagaagccatggtggcaggtgTTTAGTGACGACCTTACTAAGCCAATCATTGATAACATTGTGTCTGATCTCACACGGATTTATACCATGGACACAGAGATCCCCaaaggccctggcccaggcctgtccAAAGAGAAGCATCGGATGCTTGGCTGCCAGGGTACAGCGCCCCCACATCGCCCTGAAGGCCGGTCCCCAGAGCACTGGCTGGGAGGACTGGTTTTGTGCTTCTGCAGACAGGCCAGTGAAGGCGATGACATGCTGCCACTTTGA